A genomic segment from Janthinobacterium sp. 64 encodes:
- a CDS encoding DUF2939 domain-containing protein, with protein sequence MLLLALVALVALAGAFYGSPYFTMNKIRTATMDEDTQALAAQIDLAQLRGSLGQQLHALFSAPEVADDISPDVIDPLLDTMLMPEGIVALMKLNDRYEKPIAKVSDISGRKRNAKPDYKLRYTSWDKVVVQRAHSKSHIGELTLTRDGLWRWKLVSVALPRNLLADA encoded by the coding sequence ATGTTGCTTCTCGCCCTAGTGGCATTGGTCGCGCTGGCCGGCGCCTTCTATGGCAGCCCATATTTCACCATGAACAAAATCCGTACGGCGACCATGGACGAGGATACCCAGGCCCTGGCTGCGCAAATCGACCTGGCGCAGCTGCGCGGCAGCCTGGGGCAGCAACTGCATGCCCTGTTCTCGGCGCCGGAAGTGGCCGACGACATCAGCCCCGACGTCATCGACCCCTTGCTCGATACCATGCTGATGCCTGAAGGCATCGTTGCCTTGATGAAGCTCAATGACCGCTACGAAAAGCCGATCGCCAAGGTCAGCGACATCAGCGGCCGCAAGCGCAATGCCAAGCCCGACTACAAGCTGCGCTACACTTCCTGGGACAAGGTCGTGGTGCAGCGCGCCCACAGCAAAAGCCATATCGGCGAGCTGACCCTGACGCGCGACGGCCTGTGGCGCTGGAAACTGGTGTCGGTGGCGCTGCCCAGGAATCTGCTGGCCGACGCGTAA
- a CDS encoding DUF2939 domain-containing protein yields the protein MKRKYATAIIFSVAAIGFTWVSPYIAMYRISIAAKSVRLETLAQQADLPAVRASVARQLRAAGETANDEDFKEMLDTIVSPPGITILILHGKQGADGKRHDFGMAYRSWTEVVLRRSGAGPAASQFLLRRHGIWDWKLTDITLPPELL from the coding sequence ATGAAAAGAAAGTACGCCACCGCGATCATTTTTAGCGTCGCCGCCATCGGCTTCACCTGGGTCAGCCCCTACATCGCCATGTACCGCATCAGCATCGCGGCGAAATCCGTGCGCCTGGAAACCCTGGCGCAGCAAGCCGACCTGCCCGCCGTACGTGCCAGCGTGGCGCGCCAGTTGCGGGCGGCCGGCGAAACGGCCAATGACGAGGATTTCAAGGAAATGCTCGACACCATCGTCTCGCCGCCCGGCATCACGATATTGATCTTGCACGGCAAGCAGGGGGCGGATGGCAAGCGCCACGACTTCGGCATGGCGTACCGCTCGTGGACCGAAGTGGTGCTGCGGCGCAGCGGCGCAGGCCCCGCCGCCAGCCAGTTTTTGCTGCGCCGGCATGGCATCTGGGACTGGAAATTGACGGATATTACCTTGCCGCCGGAATTACTCTGA